A window of the Miscanthus floridulus cultivar M001 chromosome 14, ASM1932011v1, whole genome shotgun sequence genome harbors these coding sequences:
- the LOC136505985 gene encoding protein LITTLE ZIPPER 3-like, translated as MERAENERLRRMAQGKCLENLLIMQENEGMRRKAQQLDQENKALLAELKQRQQQQHQGAAGPSGSVSGSGSAAAANLKAKATGGKQQQPK; from the coding sequence ATGGAGCGCGCGGAGAACGAGCGGCTGCGGAGGATGGCGCAGGGGAAGTGCCTGGAGAACCTGCTCATCATGCAGGAGAACGAGGGGATGCGGAGGAAGGCGCAGCAGCTGGACCAGGAGAACAAGGCCCTCCTCGCCGAGCTCaagcagcgccagcagcagcagcaccagggtGCCGCCGGCCCTTCCGGCTCCGTCTCCGGTTCTGgttctgccgccgccgccaacctCAAGGCGAAGGCGACCGGCggcaagcagcagcagcccaaGTGA